The following proteins are co-located in the Prionailurus viverrinus isolate Anna chromosome A1, UM_Priviv_1.0, whole genome shotgun sequence genome:
- the LOC125174655 gene encoding ATP synthase subunit f, mitochondrial-like, which translates to MASSIPVKEEKLMDVRLGQLSSWIMIQDFTPKGIPGAFQRGYYQYYNKCVYVKKGGVAGISMVLAAYMLFNYCCCYRELRQEQLCKHH; encoded by the coding sequence ATGGCATCGTCCATACCAGTGAAGGAGGAGAAGCTCATGGATGTGAGGCTAGGACAGCTGTCAAGCTGGATAATGATACAGGATTTCACCCCTAAAGGCATTCCTGGAGCATTTCAAAGAGGTTACTACCAGTATTACAACAAGTGTGTCTATGTGAAGAAAGGAGGCGTCGCTGGGATTTCTATGGTTCTGGCAGCATATATGCTTTTCAACTACTGCTGTTGTTACAGAGAACTCAGACAGGAGCAGCTATGCAAGCACCACTGA